The Mycolicibacterium hassiacum DSM 44199 genome includes a window with the following:
- a CDS encoding acyl-ACP desaturase: MHENLTDKYLLHELEPVVEKLLNRHLSLCKDWNPHDYIPWSDGKNYYALGGQDWHPDEAKISEVAQVAMVQNLLTEDNLPSYHREIAMNFGMDGAWGEWVNRWTAEENRHSVALRDYLVVTRAVDPVQLEQLRVEQVTRGFSPGQNQQGDLFAESLFDSVIYVTFQELATRVSHRNTGRACNETIADQLLARVSADENLHQIFYRDVSEAGFEIAPDQAMHSLHRVLRNFKMPGFTVPEFRRKAVIIAVGGVYDPRIHLEDVVMPVLKKWRIFERDDFTGEAARMRDDLAKLVEELEEACEKFEVAKQRRAEREARKAEKLTASRVLAVSS; this comes from the coding sequence ACCGACAAATATCTGCTTCACGAGCTCGAACCAGTCGTTGAAAAGCTCCTGAATCGGCATCTCTCGCTGTGCAAGGACTGGAACCCGCACGACTACATCCCGTGGTCGGACGGCAAGAACTACTACGCGCTCGGCGGTCAGGACTGGCATCCCGACGAGGCGAAGATCTCCGAGGTGGCTCAGGTCGCCATGGTGCAGAACCTGCTCACCGAGGACAATCTCCCGTCCTATCACCGCGAGATCGCGATGAACTTCGGGATGGACGGCGCCTGGGGCGAGTGGGTGAACCGCTGGACCGCCGAGGAGAACCGGCACAGCGTCGCGCTGCGCGACTACCTCGTCGTCACCCGGGCGGTCGACCCGGTTCAGCTCGAGCAACTGCGCGTGGAGCAGGTCACCCGTGGTTTCTCTCCGGGCCAGAACCAGCAGGGCGATCTGTTCGCCGAGAGCCTGTTCGACTCCGTCATCTACGTGACGTTCCAGGAGCTCGCGACCCGGGTGTCGCACCGTAACACCGGCCGGGCGTGCAACGAGACCATTGCCGACCAGCTGCTGGCCCGCGTCTCGGCCGACGAGAACCTGCACCAGATCTTCTACCGCGACGTGTCGGAGGCCGGCTTCGAGATCGCGCCCGACCAGGCGATGCACTCGCTGCACCGGGTGCTGCGCAACTTCAAGATGCCCGGCTTCACCGTTCCGGAGTTCCGCCGCAAGGCGGTCATCATCGCGGTGGGCGGTGTCTACGATCCGCGCATCCACCTCGAGGACGTCGTGATGCCGGTGCTGAAGAAGTGGCGCATCTTCGAGCGCGACGACTTCACCGGCGAGGCCGCACGGATGCGCGACGACCTCGCCAAGCTGGTCGAGGAACTCGAGGAGGCCTGCGAGAAGTTCGAGGTGGCCAAGCAGCGGCGCGCCGAGCGTGAGGCCCGCAAGGCCGAGAAGCTCACCGCGTCGAGGGTGCTTGCCGTCTCGTCGTGA
- the dusB gene encoding tRNA dihydrouridine synthase DusB, giving the protein MRIGSITLRSPVVLAPMAGVTNVAFRTLCRELELAKVGTVSGLYVCEMVTARALVERHPGTMHMVTFGPDESPRSLQLYSVDPDNTYAAARMIADEGLADHIDMNFGCPVPKVTRRGGGAALPYKRRLFGRIVAAAVKGVEGTDIPVTVKFRIGIDDEHHTHLDAGRIAAEEGAAAVALHARTAAQRYSGTADWEQIARLKEHVTSIPVLGNGDIFEAGDALAMMSATGCDGVVIGRGCLGRPWLFAELSAAFTGAPPPPPPTLGEVAAILMRHAQLLADHFGEDKGLRDIRKHIAWYLHGFPAGAELRRSLALVKTLAELRGLLDQLDPDVPFPPAATGPRGRQGSPASVSLPEGWLDDPDDCTVPAGAEVMHSGG; this is encoded by the coding sequence CTGCGGATCGGCTCGATCACGCTGCGCAGCCCGGTGGTCCTCGCGCCGATGGCGGGCGTGACCAACGTGGCATTCCGAACGCTGTGCCGGGAGCTCGAGCTCGCCAAGGTCGGCACGGTCAGCGGGCTGTACGTGTGCGAGATGGTGACCGCGCGGGCACTCGTCGAGCGTCACCCCGGCACCATGCACATGGTGACCTTCGGGCCCGACGAGTCCCCGCGCTCGCTGCAGCTGTACTCGGTCGATCCGGACAACACCTACGCGGCGGCGCGGATGATCGCCGACGAGGGCCTGGCCGATCACATCGACATGAACTTCGGCTGCCCGGTGCCCAAGGTCACCCGCCGCGGCGGCGGCGCGGCGCTGCCCTACAAGCGGCGGTTGTTCGGCCGCATCGTGGCCGCGGCGGTCAAGGGGGTCGAAGGCACCGACATCCCGGTGACGGTGAAGTTCCGGATCGGCATCGACGACGAACACCACACCCACCTCGACGCGGGCCGCATCGCGGCCGAGGAAGGCGCCGCAGCGGTCGCGCTGCACGCCCGCACGGCCGCCCAGCGGTATTCGGGCACTGCCGACTGGGAACAGATCGCCCGACTCAAGGAGCATGTGACGTCGATCCCGGTGCTCGGCAACGGCGATATCTTCGAGGCCGGCGACGCCCTGGCCATGATGTCGGCCACAGGTTGTGACGGCGTGGTGATCGGGCGCGGCTGCCTGGGCCGGCCGTGGCTGTTTGCCGAGCTGTCCGCGGCGTTCACCGGTGCCCCGCCGCCACCCCCGCCCACCCTCGGGGAGGTGGCCGCGATCCTGATGCGGCATGCCCAATTGCTCGCCGACCACTTCGGCGAGGACAAGGGCCTGCGCGACATCCGTAAGCACATCGCCTGGTATCTGCACGGTTTCCCGGCCGGTGCCGAGTTGCGCCGGTCATTGGCCCTGGTCAAGACCCTTGCGGAACTGCGCGGCCTGCTCGATCAACTCGATCCGGACGTGCCGTTCCCGCCCGCGGCGACCGGCCCGCGGGGGCGGCAGGGGTCGCCCGCCTCGGTGAGCCTGCCGGAGGGGTGGCTCGATGACCCGGACGACTGCACGGTGCCCGCCGGCGCGGAGGTGATGCACTCCGGAGGCTGA
- a CDS encoding LCP family protein, which translates to MSDGENAGPGPWGQRGSSAPDGGTTDHHPHEPDQWLTRSPRPAAGSAPWERGASARERHGAASDRAGGNHADGVPVADLIAKLNADRLRPRGRHRSADPVAPPAAEPPFEEYPEPDPADADATGAERTVTLAALDDPWPADDAEPAAFDDTPEDHTPGAAFDDAPDTEVIPAAADSAPADDLPDLATIHQRRRATPAHVGRRSAPRPEKSAGRKRRRAIMAGRAVAALFAVLALATTGGAWQWQSVKNNMFNRVSALDRDSRDIIDPNAQFGDENFLIVGVDSRYGENADIGAGTVEDAAGARSDTVILVNIPASRERVVAVSFPRDLYIDPIKCEPWNPVTGEYGPITDPESPMYGMDEVYTEYKLNSAYAVGGPKCLVKVIQKLSGLAITRFMAVDFAGFQKMVDALGGVEVCTTEPLEDYELGTILPTAGRQIVDGRTALNYVRARQVVTEGNGDYGRIKRQQLFLSSLLRSLISKEVFFSLSKLNNVVNLFIENSYVDNMDTKDLVTLGQSIQGISAGRITFLTVPTTGYSDEWGNEHLREEDTRAIFDAIINDLPLPEEKTDDNTPVPGTPESNVPPPTQDAQPAPELVNTVTTYPQDITVQVSNSTDRAGLGAATAQQLEAYGFNVTTPDDYPGPLDKTTVFFSPGNEEAAATVASAFNTPVIEKVIGLGDVVRVVLGDDFQAVGAPFVSGSPVQVHVVRGTMRTSTTTQLPDDLTITNAADATCG; encoded by the coding sequence ATGAGCGACGGCGAGAACGCCGGTCCTGGCCCATGGGGCCAGCGTGGCTCGTCGGCGCCTGACGGCGGGACGACCGACCACCACCCGCACGAGCCCGACCAGTGGCTCACCCGATCACCGCGCCCGGCGGCCGGTTCGGCCCCTTGGGAGCGCGGGGCGTCGGCGCGGGAACGGCACGGCGCGGCCTCCGACCGCGCCGGCGGCAACCATGCCGACGGGGTACCGGTAGCCGACCTGATCGCCAAGCTCAACGCCGACCGACTCAGACCACGCGGCCGGCATCGGTCCGCGGACCCGGTCGCCCCGCCGGCGGCGGAACCGCCGTTCGAGGAGTACCCGGAGCCGGACCCGGCGGATGCGGACGCAACCGGTGCGGAACGCACCGTCACACTGGCCGCCCTCGACGATCCGTGGCCGGCCGACGACGCCGAGCCGGCGGCCTTCGACGACACCCCCGAAGACCACACCCCCGGCGCGGCCTTCGACGACGCCCCCGACACCGAGGTCATCCCCGCCGCGGCCGACTCCGCCCCCGCCGATGACCTGCCCGACCTGGCCACCATTCACCAGCGCCGCCGCGCCACCCCCGCGCACGTCGGCCGACGTTCCGCGCCGCGCCCCGAGAAATCGGCGGGCCGCAAACGGCGCCGGGCCATCATGGCGGGCCGCGCGGTGGCGGCCCTGTTCGCCGTGCTCGCGCTGGCCACCACCGGCGGCGCCTGGCAGTGGCAGTCGGTCAAGAACAACATGTTCAACCGGGTCTCGGCGCTGGACCGGGACTCCCGCGACATCATCGACCCCAACGCCCAGTTCGGCGACGAGAACTTCCTGATCGTCGGGGTGGACAGCCGCTACGGCGAGAACGCCGACATCGGGGCCGGCACCGTCGAGGACGCCGCCGGAGCTCGCTCGGACACCGTGATCCTGGTGAACATTCCGGCCAGCCGCGAACGCGTGGTGGCGGTGTCGTTCCCGCGCGACCTCTACATCGACCCGATCAAGTGCGAACCGTGGAATCCGGTGACCGGCGAGTACGGCCCGATCACCGATCCCGAGTCGCCGATGTACGGGATGGACGAGGTCTACACCGAGTACAAGCTGAACTCCGCGTACGCGGTGGGCGGCCCCAAGTGCCTGGTCAAGGTGATCCAGAAGCTGTCCGGCCTGGCGATCACCCGGTTCATGGCCGTCGACTTCGCCGGATTCCAGAAGATGGTCGACGCCCTCGGCGGTGTCGAGGTGTGCACCACCGAACCGCTGGAGGACTACGAGCTCGGCACCATCCTGCCGACCGCCGGCCGCCAAATCGTCGACGGCCGCACCGCGCTCAACTACGTGCGCGCCCGCCAGGTCGTCACCGAGGGCAACGGCGACTACGGCCGCATCAAACGTCAGCAGCTGTTCCTGTCGTCGCTGCTGCGTTCGCTGATCTCCAAAGAGGTGTTCTTCTCGCTGTCCAAGCTGAACAACGTCGTGAACCTGTTCATCGAGAACAGCTACGTCGACAACATGGACACCAAGGACCTGGTCACCCTCGGACAGTCCATCCAGGGCATCTCGGCCGGCCGGATCACCTTCCTGACCGTGCCCACCACCGGGTACTCCGACGAGTGGGGCAACGAGCATCTGCGCGAGGAGGACACCCGCGCCATCTTCGACGCGATCATCAACGACCTGCCGTTGCCCGAGGAGAAGACCGACGACAACACCCCGGTGCCCGGGACCCCGGAGAGCAACGTCCCGCCGCCCACCCAGGACGCGCAGCCGGCCCCTGAGCTGGTTAACACCGTGACGACATATCCGCAGGACATCACCGTCCAGGTGTCGAACTCCACCGACCGCGCCGGGCTGGGTGCGGCCACCGCCCAGCAACTGGAGGCCTACGGCTTCAACGTGACCACGCCCGACGACTATCCGGGTCCGCTGGACAAGACGACGGTGTTCTTCTCGCCGGGCAACGAGGAGGCGGCCGCCACCGTCGCGTCGGCGTTCAACACCCCGGTCATCGAGAAGGTCATCGGCCTGGGCGATGTGGTCCGCGTGGTGCTCGGCGACGACTTCCAGGCGGTCGGCGCCCCGTTCGTCAGCGGCTCACCGGTCCAGGTGCACGTGGTGCGCGGCACGATGCGCACGTCGACCACCACCCAGCTGCCCGACGACCTCACCATCACCAACGCCGCCGACGCCACCTGCGGATAG
- the phoU gene encoding phosphate signaling complex protein PhoU has product MRTAYHEQLDALTAQLGEMCGLAGAAMERATQALLQADLELAEQVITDHERIAAMSSKAEESAFVLLALQAPVAGDLRSIVAAIQIAADVERMGALALHVAKIARRRHPQHALPEEVNGYFAEMGRLAVELGNSAQEVLLTRDPEKAARIHEEDDAMDDLHRHLFTVLMDKEWKHGVAAAVDVTLLGRFYERFADHAVEIARRVIFQVTGKHPDDEDLTTTR; this is encoded by the coding sequence ATGCGTACCGCGTACCACGAACAGCTGGATGCCCTGACCGCCCAGCTCGGCGAGATGTGCGGTCTGGCAGGCGCTGCGATGGAACGCGCGACTCAGGCGTTGCTGCAGGCCGATCTGGAGCTCGCTGAGCAGGTCATCACCGACCACGAGCGGATCGCGGCGATGAGCAGCAAGGCCGAGGAGTCGGCGTTCGTCCTGCTGGCGTTGCAGGCGCCGGTCGCCGGCGATCTGCGCTCGATCGTCGCGGCGATTCAGATCGCCGCCGACGTCGAGCGGATGGGCGCGCTGGCCCTGCACGTCGCCAAGATCGCCCGGCGCCGGCATCCGCAGCATGCGCTGCCCGAGGAGGTCAACGGCTACTTCGCCGAAATGGGCCGGCTGGCGGTCGAACTAGGCAACAGTGCCCAGGAGGTGCTGCTCACCCGAGATCCGGAGAAGGCCGCGCGCATCCACGAAGAGGATGACGCGATGGACGATCTGCACCGCCACCTGTTCACCGTGCTGATGGACAAGGAGTGGAAGCACGGGGTCGCCGCGGCCGTCGACGTCACGCTGCTGGGCCGGTTCTACGAACGGTTCGCCGACCACGCCGTCGAGATCGCCCGCCGCGTCATCTTCCAGGTCACCGGCAAGCATCCCGACGACGAGGATCTGACCACCACGCGCTGA
- a CDS encoding MarR family winged helix-turn-helix transcriptional regulator — protein sequence MKTKTALISEIDNLISALSEKFDAGAGADAERDFIAERLPARLVPLSRSLPTLSMHLLAAIADAEPVSVVGLAARTNQLKGTVSKHVQRLVEAGLVERGPVPGNRKEVQLRLTADGRLLADAHAQMHVEMTRGLHDFLHRYSAADLQVLARILRDLVAARRDGVRIVP from the coding sequence GTGAAAACCAAGACCGCGCTGATCTCCGAGATCGACAACCTGATCAGCGCGCTCAGCGAAAAGTTCGACGCCGGGGCCGGTGCCGACGCCGAGCGCGACTTCATCGCCGAGCGGCTACCGGCCCGGCTCGTTCCCTTGAGCCGGAGCCTGCCGACGCTGTCGATGCACCTGCTGGCCGCCATCGCCGACGCCGAACCGGTCAGCGTCGTCGGGCTGGCCGCCAGGACCAACCAACTCAAGGGCACGGTGTCCAAACACGTCCAGCGCCTGGTGGAGGCGGGCCTGGTGGAGCGCGGCCCGGTGCCGGGCAACCGCAAGGAGGTGCAGCTGCGCCTGACCGCCGACGGACGGCTCCTCGCCGACGCGCACGCGCAGATGCACGTGGAGATGACCCGAGGTCTGCACGACTTCCTGCATCGCTACAGCGCCGCCGATCTGCAGGTGCTGGCCCGGATCCTGCGGGATCTGGTGGCCGCCCGCCGCGACGGTGTGCGGATCGTGCCCTGA
- a CDS encoding quinone oxidoreductase family protein: protein MKAAVIEEWDRPPVYTDHPEPQASGGAVVASVEASPLTNLTRGVAMGKHYASKGFELPVIPGVDGVVRLPDGRRVYVNILSAKGLFAERAAVHPENATPVPDDVDSVTAAALPNPGVSAWISLEHAAAVSPGDHVLVLGATGVTGATAVQLAKSVFGAGRVVAAGRNTERLAWLRSVGADEAITLDELGDRVSALHRERPFDAVLDYLWGPPAEATLAALTSRGVSGYHPTRFVQVGSMAGETVGLSAAVLRSSGITMRGVGLGSAPPVVTARARTEGLPRMFAMLAAGELALPTKAVPLADVEQVWTAPESSGVRIVVTP from the coding sequence ATGAAGGCCGCCGTCATCGAGGAATGGGACCGCCCGCCCGTCTACACCGACCACCCGGAACCCCAGGCGTCCGGCGGGGCCGTCGTCGCCTCGGTCGAGGCCTCACCGCTGACCAACCTGACCCGCGGTGTCGCGATGGGAAAGCACTACGCCAGCAAGGGGTTCGAACTGCCGGTCATACCCGGGGTGGACGGGGTGGTGCGCCTGCCCGACGGCAGGCGCGTCTACGTCAACATCCTCAGCGCCAAAGGCCTGTTCGCCGAGCGCGCCGCGGTGCACCCGGAGAACGCGACACCGGTCCCCGACGACGTCGACTCGGTGACCGCTGCGGCCCTACCCAATCCCGGTGTGTCCGCGTGGATCTCGCTGGAGCACGCGGCGGCGGTGTCCCCCGGTGACCATGTGCTCGTACTGGGCGCCACCGGGGTGACCGGAGCCACCGCGGTGCAGCTGGCCAAGTCGGTGTTCGGCGCCGGCCGGGTGGTGGCCGCCGGCCGCAACACCGAGCGGCTGGCCTGGCTGCGGTCGGTGGGTGCCGATGAGGCGATCACCCTCGACGAACTCGGCGACCGGGTGAGCGCACTGCACCGGGAGCGCCCGTTCGACGCGGTGCTCGACTACCTGTGGGGACCACCGGCCGAGGCGACGCTCGCCGCCCTGACCTCGCGGGGCGTCTCCGGTTACCATCCGACGCGATTCGTGCAGGTCGGGTCGATGGCGGGCGAGACGGTCGGCCTGTCGGCGGCGGTGTTGCGCAGCTCCGGAATCACCATGCGCGGCGTCGGTCTCGGCAGCGCGCCGCCGGTCGTGACGGCGCGGGCACGCACCGAGGGGCTGCCGCGGATGTTCGCGATGCTGGCAGCCGGTGAGCTGGCGTTGCCGACGAAGGCGGTGCCGCTCGCCGACGTCGAGCAGGTGTGGACGGCGCCCGAGTCGTCGGGCGTCCGGATCGTGGTGACGCCGTAG